The following DNA comes from Riemerella anatipestifer ATCC 11845 = DSM 15868.
GGAATGGAGCCTCAAAATAAAACTAAGATATTTGAGAAGTTCTTTAGAGAAGAAACAGGGAATGTACATAATGTAAAAGGTCAAGGTTTGGGGCTTTCCTATGTTAAGAAAATAATAGAACTCCACAAAGGACAAATTAGTGTAGAAACCCAAAAAGGAAAGGGAAGTACCTTTATTGTAAAACTTCCAATGATTTAATTATAAAAAAATTAAGCTATGAGCAACAGGATATTATTAGTAGAAGATGACCAAAGTTTCGGAGCGGTGCTTAAAGATTACCTAAGCATAAATAACTTTGAAGTTACCCTTGCTACAGACGGCGAGGAAGGTCTTAAAGAATATACAAATAACGATTTTGATATTTGTATATTTGATGTTATGATGCCAAAAAAAGACGGCTTCACATTAGCAGAAGATGTTAAGAAATTAGGGAAAAATATTCCAATTATCTTCCTAACAGCACGAAATTTAAGAGAGGATATCTTGAAAGGTTATCAGTTAGGTGCAGACGATTATATAACAAAACCTTTTGATACCGAACTGTTACTTTATAAAATTAAGGCGATTTTATCCAGAAGTACTTCTTTGGAAGAAGAAGAGCAAGAGCAATTTAGCATTAGCAATATAGAGTTTGACTCTATGTTGAGGCAGCTTAAAGTACACGATAAAGAATATAAACTTTCTCCAAAAGAGAACGAGCTTTTGAAGTTGTTTTGTCTCCACAGAAACGACTTTATGCCTAGAGATTTAGCACTTCGTAAAATATGGAAAAAAGAAAACTATTTTACCGCTAGAAGTATGGATGTATATATCGCTAAATTAAGAAAATTGCTTAAAGATGATGATGGTCTAGAAATCATCAATGTACACGGGGAAGGGTTTAGGCTTCTAGTTAAAAATTAAATTAAATAGCTGGTTCAAAATAATTGTGAATCAGTTTTTTTTTGTTAAAGCAAATAGAGTTCTACAGATGATAGATAAAGTAGTTAATCATCGCCTCATAAAACTCGCTCAGACATAAAAAGAGATTTATATCAATACAAAATTTCATTATCTTTGCGAAATGGAATACAATACCCAAAAGACAAACTTACAATTACCCGAATATGGGAGAATTATACAAGAACTTGTAGAATATTGCAAGACGCTTCCTTCCAAGGAAGAAAGAAATAAAGTTGCCAAAGCTATTGTTGATTTTATGGGACAGAGAAATCCGCAACTTCGAGACGAGGAAAACTACGCACATAAGCTTTGGGATCATTTGTATATTATTTCAGGTTATGATTTAGATGTAGATGCACCATATCCTTTTCCTACGCCAGAGGAAATCAATCAGAAGCCTAAAAAGATGGATTATCCTAAGCTACAAGGAGACTATAAATTCTATGGTAAAAGCATTTTGCAACTTATAGAAAGAGCTTTAGAACTAGAAGATGGCGATGAGAAAGAGGCTCTTATAGAGGTAATTGCTAATAATATGAAAAAGTCGTACAATGTTTATAATAAAGAACATGTACAAGACGATGTTATCTTCCGCCATTTAAAGGAACTTTCTGAAAATAGATTAGATTTAACAGGGATAGATTCTTTAGAAAAGAGTAAAATCTATTATAATTCTAATAAGAATAACCCTAAATATCAAAACAAACATCAGAATAATAATGGAAATAATAGAAGAAAATATAACTCTAACAATAAATACAAAAGAAAATCATAATGAGTGGTGCTTTTCAAATCAGAGGCGGTAAAAGACTTCAAGGCGAAATTACGCCCCAAGGAGCTAAAAATGAAGCTCTACAAATATTATGTGCTGTTTTATTAACAGATCAAGAAGTAAGAATAAAAAATATACCTGATATACAAGATGTTAATAAGCTAATTGGTATACTGGGAGACCTAGGTGTTAAGGTAACCAAAAATGGAAAAGGGGACTATATCTTCAAGGCTGATAGTCTTAATTTAGATTATCTTAAATCCGAAGAATTTAAAAAAGAAGGAGCTAAACTTAGAGGTTCTATTATGCTTTTAGGTCCTATGTTGGCTAGGTTTGGCGAAGGTTATATGCCAACTCCAGGAGGAGACAAGATAGGAAGAAGAAGGTTAGATACTCATTTTCAGGGATTTGTTGAGCTTGGTGCAGAGTTTCATTTTAATGATGTAGAAAGTTTTTATAGTCTAAAAGCAAAGTCTTTACAAGGTAAATTTATCCTTTTAGAAGAAGCATCAGTAACAGGTACGGCTAATATTATTATGGCGGCTGTATTAGCGAAAGGTAAAACTAGAATTTACAATGCTGCTTGTGAGCCTTATTTACAACAGCTTTGTAAAATGCTTAACCGAATGGGAGCTCAAATTTCGGGTATCGGCTCAAATTTATTAACCATAGAAGGTGTTTCATATTTACATGGTACAGAACACACTATGTTGCCGGATATGGTAGAAATAGGCTCTTGGATAGGGTTGGCAGCAATGACGAAGTCTGAAATCACCATTAAAGATGTTCACTGGAATCAGTTGGGGATTATTCCAAATACTTTTAGAAAATTGGGTATTCAGCTAGAGAAAAGCGGTGAAGATATTTATATCCCAGCACAAGAACACTACAAAATACAGAAATTTATAGATGGCTCTATTTTAACCATTTCTGATGCACCTTGGCCAGGTTTCACGCCAGATTTGCTGTCTATTATGTTGGTAGTAGCAACTCAAGCTAAAGGAAGTGTATTGATACATCAAAAAATGTTTGAATCTCGATTGTTCTTTGTGGATAAACTGATAGATATGGGAGCTCAGATTATCCTTTGTGACCCACACCGAGCTACGGTTATTGGTCTTAATCAAGAAACGCCACTTAGAGGTACTGTGATGACTTCCCCTGATATTCGTGCAGGAAATGCACTTTTGGTAGCTGCACTTTCGGCTGAAGGTAAATCTATCATTCATAATATAGAGCAGATAGACCGAGGTTACGAAAATATAGATGGCAGGCTCAAGGCTTTAGGAGCAGATATAGAGCGTATA
Coding sequences within:
- a CDS encoding DUF4290 domain-containing protein, which codes for MEYNTQKTNLQLPEYGRIIQELVEYCKTLPSKEERNKVAKAIVDFMGQRNPQLRDEENYAHKLWDHLYIISGYDLDVDAPYPFPTPEEINQKPKKMDYPKLQGDYKFYGKSILQLIERALELEDGDEKEALIEVIANNMKKSYNVYNKEHVQDDVIFRHLKELSENRLDLTGIDSLEKSKIYYNSNKNNPKYQNKHQNNNGNNRRKYNSNNKYKRKS
- a CDS encoding response regulator transcription factor — its product is MSNRILLVEDDQSFGAVLKDYLSINNFEVTLATDGEEGLKEYTNNDFDICIFDVMMPKKDGFTLAEDVKKLGKNIPIIFLTARNLREDILKGYQLGADDYITKPFDTELLLYKIKAILSRSTSLEEEEQEQFSISNIEFDSMLRQLKVHDKEYKLSPKENELLKLFCLHRNDFMPRDLALRKIWKKENYFTARSMDVYIAKLRKLLKDDDGLEIINVHGEGFRLLVKN
- the murA gene encoding UDP-N-acetylglucosamine 1-carboxyvinyltransferase, with the protein product MSGAFQIRGGKRLQGEITPQGAKNEALQILCAVLLTDQEVRIKNIPDIQDVNKLIGILGDLGVKVTKNGKGDYIFKADSLNLDYLKSEEFKKEGAKLRGSIMLLGPMLARFGEGYMPTPGGDKIGRRRLDTHFQGFVELGAEFHFNDVESFYSLKAKSLQGKFILLEEASVTGTANIIMAAVLAKGKTRIYNAACEPYLQQLCKMLNRMGAQISGIGSNLLTIEGVSYLHGTEHTMLPDMVEIGSWIGLAAMTKSEITIKDVHWNQLGIIPNTFRKLGIQLEKSGEDIYIPAQEHYKIQKFIDGSILTISDAPWPGFTPDLLSIMLVVATQAKGSVLIHQKMFESRLFFVDKLIDMGAQIILCDPHRATVIGLNQETPLRGTVMTSPDIRAGNALLVAALSAEGKSIIHNIEQIDRGYENIDGRLKALGADIERI